In one Tepidisphaeraceae bacterium genomic region, the following are encoded:
- a CDS encoding family 78 glycoside hydrolase catalytic domain: MEAFSLKTEHLVDPIGIDPPDGRPRLSWWLRADGRGAVQTAYQVRVASDAAALARGEADVWDSGKVASGTSDGVAYGGPPLAAAKRYAWTVRVWDGDDLPSGWAAPAHFEMGLTNPVDWGGAAWVGRAAFGSVQLRRAFTVPRPVARARAYVAAVGCGELYLNGRKVGDRVLEPATTLYHKTVLYSVYDVTDAVAEGDNVVGVVLGHAWGACPRVAPKRGIGWFLHGWHGSPAHGFPKALVRLRLDHDDGSITTVVSDGQWRLAPSPTVDDCHFYGDTYDARRETPGWASPGFDDAAWSAADEVDAPGGRLRPQVMPPMRVVETIRAERVTSPAPGVHVFHFPRNVAGWTRLRVAGPAGTVVKLQHSERLAPDGTGRIDTRWFAGDTVGLDGEAKSFQTNAYVLKGGGAEEWEPRFTYHGFQFVEVRGFPGTPTLDSVEARVVHNDLRSVGTFDCSNPLLNTIHDLTRKSILSNAHGFLTDTPVYEKAPWLGDALLTGVTTLYNFDVAAFYDKWFRDMAEQVRADGHLGPQAPKGEGGQAGDPLTRWGADWEGALLQMPWEAALFTGDDRPLIEHYDALKRHTDYELGRFVEGVNASFWGDWLAPDGVKPIPGLCGTAYACRVVWLMADVARRFGRDGDAAHYAAEAARVATDFNARFFDAARGLYRVPGDDAYYQTANLLPLAFGLVPAGRAGDVNAGLIAHVDRLQTGIHGTRYLCPLLTDAGAGDAAFKIATATDYPSWGHWIEHGGATALFEVWERDGNRSRNHHMFGSIDEWFFSHLAGLRPAAPGFRAIEVEPHPVGDLTRARATLETPHGPAESSWHRGPGVLRLDVTVPPNTTADVLVPADADGHVSEGDHRPASLAPGVSLVGVEGDRVRYRVGSGRYGFTVDPSAGGR, encoded by the coding sequence GTGGAGGCGTTCTCACTGAAAACCGAACACCTCGTCGACCCGATCGGGATCGACCCGCCCGACGGCCGGCCGCGGCTGAGTTGGTGGCTGCGGGCCGACGGACGCGGGGCCGTGCAGACGGCGTACCAAGTCCGCGTCGCGTCCGACGCCGCGGCGCTCGCGCGAGGCGAGGCCGACGTCTGGGACTCGGGCAAGGTGGCGTCTGGCACGTCCGACGGCGTGGCCTACGGTGGCCCGCCGCTCGCGGCGGCGAAGCGGTACGCTTGGACGGTTCGCGTCTGGGACGGTGACGACCTGCCGTCGGGCTGGGCCGCGCCGGCGCACTTCGAGATGGGCCTGACCAACCCGGTCGACTGGGGCGGTGCGGCGTGGGTCGGCCGCGCGGCGTTCGGTTCAGTGCAACTGCGGCGGGCGTTCACCGTCCCTCGTCCCGTCGCCCGGGCGCGGGCCTACGTCGCGGCCGTCGGGTGCGGCGAGCTGTATCTGAACGGCCGGAAGGTCGGCGACCGCGTGCTCGAGCCGGCGACGACGCTCTACCACAAGACAGTCCTCTACTCCGTCTACGACGTGACCGACGCGGTGGCCGAGGGCGACAACGTCGTCGGCGTCGTGCTTGGCCACGCTTGGGGGGCGTGCCCGCGCGTCGCCCCCAAGCGCGGCATCGGCTGGTTCCTCCACGGCTGGCACGGCAGCCCCGCCCACGGCTTCCCCAAGGCCCTGGTCCGCCTGCGGCTCGATCACGATGACGGCTCGATCACGACGGTCGTCTCCGACGGGCAATGGCGGCTCGCCCCGAGCCCGACCGTCGACGACTGCCACTTCTACGGCGACACCTACGACGCCCGCCGCGAGACGCCCGGCTGGGCGTCGCCGGGCTTCGACGACGCGGCGTGGTCGGCCGCCGACGAGGTCGACGCTCCCGGTGGGCGGCTGCGGCCGCAGGTCATGCCGCCGATGCGCGTCGTCGAGACGATCCGCGCCGAGCGCGTCACCTCGCCCGCGCCCGGCGTCCACGTCTTCCACTTCCCCCGCAACGTCGCCGGCTGGACGCGCCTGCGCGTCGCCGGTCCCGCCGGCACCGTGGTGAAGTTGCAGCACAGCGAGCGACTCGCCCCCGACGGCACCGGCCGCATCGACACCCGCTGGTTCGCGGGCGACACCGTCGGCCTCGACGGCGAGGCCAAGTCGTTCCAAACCAACGCCTACGTCCTCAAGGGCGGCGGCGCGGAGGAGTGGGAACCCCGCTTCACCTACCACGGCTTCCAGTTCGTCGAGGTCCGCGGCTTCCCCGGCACCCCGACGCTCGACAGCGTCGAGGCCCGTGTCGTCCACAACGACCTGCGGAGCGTCGGCACGTTCGACTGCTCCAACCCGCTGCTGAACACGATCCACGACCTGACCCGCAAGTCGATCCTGAGCAACGCCCACGGCTTCCTGACCGACACGCCCGTCTACGAGAAGGCCCCGTGGCTCGGCGACGCGCTGCTGACGGGCGTCACGACGCTCTACAACTTCGACGTCGCCGCGTTTTACGACAAGTGGTTCCGCGACATGGCCGAACAGGTCCGCGCCGACGGCCACCTCGGTCCGCAGGCGCCCAAGGGCGAGGGCGGGCAGGCGGGCGACCCGCTCACGCGGTGGGGGGCCGACTGGGAGGGCGCGCTGCTGCAGATGCCCTGGGAGGCGGCCCTGTTCACCGGCGACGACCGCCCGCTGATCGAGCACTACGATGCGCTCAAGCGACACACCGACTACGAGCTTGGGCGGTTCGTCGAGGGCGTCAACGCCAGCTTCTGGGGCGACTGGCTCGCGCCGGATGGCGTGAAGCCGATCCCCGGCTTGTGCGGCACCGCCTACGCCTGCCGCGTCGTGTGGCTGATGGCCGACGTCGCCCGCCGGTTCGGCCGCGACGGTGACGCCGCCCACTACGCCGCCGAGGCCGCGCGGGTCGCCACCGACTTCAACGCCCGCTTCTTCGACGCCGCCCGCGGCCTCTACCGCGTGCCCGGCGACGACGCGTACTACCAGACCGCCAACCTGCTCCCGCTCGCCTTCGGCCTCGTGCCCGCCGGCCGGGCTGGCGACGTGAACGCGGGCCTGATCGCCCACGTCGACCGCCTGCAAACCGGCATCCACGGCACGCGCTACCTTTGCCCGCTGCTGACCGACGCCGGCGCGGGCGACGCCGCGTTCAAGATCGCGACCGCGACCGACTACCCGAGCTGGGGCCACTGGATCGAGCACGGCGGCGCGACCGCGCTGTTCGAGGTGTGGGAGCGCGACGGCAACCGCTCGCGCAACCATCACATGTTCGGCTCGATCGACGAGTGGTTCTTCTCCCACCTCGCCGGCCTGCGGCCCGCAGCGCCCGGCTTCAGGGCGATCGAGGTCGAGCCCCACCCCGTCGGCGACCTCACCCGCGCCCGCGCCACGCTCGAGACGCCCCACGGCCCCGCCGAGTCGTCGTGGCACCGCGGCCCAGGCGTGCTGCGGCTCGACGTGACCGTGCCGCCCAACACGACAGCCGACGTGCTCGTTCCCGCCGACGCCGACGGCCACGTGAGCGAGGGCGACCACCGCCCTGCGTCGTTGGCGCCGGGCGTGTCGCTGGTCGGCGTGGAGGGGGATCG
- a CDS encoding AAA family ATPase, with protein sequence MAKLPATHFLREVRLNRATVPSFDEYPFNLSAIRTLDRLAFHPNVTFLVGENGSGKSTLVEAIAVALGLNAEGGNKNYNFATRATHSELYRHLVTVRGWTRPWDTFFLRAETFYNVASYVEQIGGGAATAYGDRPLHELSHGESFFALFRERFRGQGLYLLDEPESALSPMRQLAMLRILDDHVNDCSQFIIATHSPILLAYPRAWIYELGPKGPERVEYERTEPFRIYRDFINRHPLMLRSILKADPDRTEIADDK encoded by the coding sequence ATGGCCAAGCTGCCGGCTACGCACTTCCTTCGTGAGGTTCGGCTTAACCGGGCCACCGTGCCGTCGTTTGACGAGTACCCGTTCAATCTGTCCGCGATCCGCACGCTCGACCGCCTTGCCTTCCATCCGAACGTTACGTTCCTCGTCGGCGAGAACGGCAGCGGCAAATCCACGCTCGTCGAGGCGATCGCCGTCGCGCTGGGGCTGAACGCCGAGGGGGGCAACAAGAACTACAACTTCGCCACGCGGGCCACACATTCGGAACTGTACCGGCACCTCGTAACGGTGCGCGGCTGGACGCGGCCGTGGGACACCTTCTTCCTCCGCGCCGAAACGTTCTACAACGTCGCGTCCTACGTCGAGCAAATCGGCGGTGGGGCGGCCACGGCGTACGGCGATCGCCCGCTGCACGAGCTGTCGCACGGCGAGTCGTTCTTCGCGCTCTTCCGCGAGCGCTTCCGCGGGCAGGGCCTTTACCTGCTCGACGAGCCCGAGTCCGCCCTGTCGCCGATGCGCCAGCTGGCGATGCTTCGCATCCTCGACGACCACGTCAACGACTGCTCGCAGTTCATCATCGCCACGCATTCCCCGATCCTGCTCGCCTACCCGCGCGCCTGGATCTACGAGCTGGGCCCGAAGGGCCCCGAGCGAGTCGAGTACGAGCGGACCGAGCCGTTCCGCATCTACCGCGACTTCATCAACCGCCACCCGCTCATGCTGCGCTCGATCCTCAAGGCCGACCCCGACCGCACCGAGATCGCCGACGACAAGTGA
- a CDS encoding DUF433 domain-containing protein, whose product MSDVSPLTVDPDIQAGTPCFTGTRVPVKSLFDAIDHGRSLDEFLRQFPSVTPAQARAVLGQARTLIERSAKGASAA is encoded by the coding sequence ATGTCCGACGTTTCCCCCCTCACCGTCGACCCCGACATTCAAGCCGGCACGCCATGCTTCACCGGCACGCGCGTCCCGGTGAAATCGCTGTTCGACGCCATCGACCACGGCCGATCGCTCGACGAGTTCCTGCGGCAGTTCCCGTCGGTCACACCCGCCCAAGCGCGGGCCGTCCTCGGTCAGGCACGCACGTTGATCGAACGATCGGCCAAGGGTGCGTCGGCTGCATGA
- the serS gene encoding serine--tRNA ligase, whose protein sequence is MLDPKLLRENPDAIKAATRVKRVGSPELVDAWLAADEARRAAQQQADHFKNEQNKLGPEIAKFKRELKGGTNAEVEALLARSNEFKTQQQAAADAQTAAEATAAGIMLQLPAIPDPTWPVGKDDADNVVVRQWADPAMPPSKLDNGRKDHVALGQALGILDFDRGVKIAGSRSYVLRGLGAQLYTAVLRYAQDVLISRGYEPFVVPVLVTEQCMTGTGYFPAGRDQAYVTQDSSVLVGTSEVPLASFFGNEILDEKDLPRKMVATSTCFRREAGAAGKDTAGLYRVHQFDKVEQVIVHKADADEHIALHEEIIANSEYILQQLKLPYRVVQNCTGDMGQGKWRMYDIETWMPSRNSYGETHSGSALRDFQARRLNLKYRPAGGDKKAAPLFAYTLNNTAIACPRVLIAIMEAYQQADGTITIPDVLVPYMAGYKRIG, encoded by the coding sequence ATGCTCGATCCGAAACTGCTGCGAGAGAATCCCGACGCCATCAAGGCCGCCACGCGTGTGAAGCGGGTGGGCTCGCCGGAACTGGTCGATGCCTGGCTCGCCGCCGACGAGGCGCGTCGCGCCGCCCAGCAGCAGGCCGACCACTTCAAGAACGAGCAGAACAAGCTCGGCCCCGAGATCGCCAAGTTCAAGCGCGAGTTGAAGGGGGGCACCAACGCCGAAGTGGAAGCCTTGCTCGCCCGCAGCAACGAGTTCAAAACGCAACAGCAGGCCGCCGCCGACGCCCAAACCGCCGCCGAGGCCACCGCCGCCGGCATCATGCTGCAACTGCCCGCCATCCCCGATCCCACCTGGCCCGTAGGGAAGGACGATGCCGACAACGTCGTCGTCCGCCAGTGGGCCGATCCCGCCATGCCGCCGTCCAAGCTCGACAACGGCCGTAAGGATCACGTCGCCCTTGGCCAGGCGCTCGGCATCCTCGACTTCGATCGTGGCGTGAAGATCGCCGGCAGCCGCAGCTACGTGTTGCGCGGCCTTGGCGCCCAGCTCTACACCGCCGTCCTGCGATACGCGCAGGACGTGCTCATCAGCCGCGGCTACGAGCCGTTCGTCGTCCCCGTGCTGGTGACGGAACAATGCATGACCGGCACTGGCTACTTCCCGGCCGGCCGCGATCAGGCGTACGTCACGCAGGACAGCAGCGTCCTCGTCGGCACGAGCGAGGTGCCGCTCGCCAGCTTCTTCGGCAACGAGATTCTGGATGAGAAGGACCTGCCGCGCAAGATGGTCGCCACCAGCACCTGCTTCCGCCGCGAGGCCGGCGCCGCCGGCAAGGACACCGCCGGCCTGTACCGCGTCCACCAGTTCGACAAGGTCGAGCAGGTGATCGTCCACAAGGCCGACGCCGACGAGCACATCGCGCTGCACGAGGAGATCATCGCCAACAGCGAATACATCCTGCAGCAACTGAAGCTGCCGTACCGCGTCGTCCAGAACTGCACCGGCGACATGGGCCAGGGCAAGTGGCGCATGTACGACATCGAGACCTGGATGCCCAGCCGCAACAGCTACGGCGAAACCCACAGCGGCAGCGCCCTCCGCGACTTCCAGGCCCGCCGCCTTAACTTGAAATACCGCCCAGCCGGTGGCGACAAGAAGGCCGCCCCCTTGTTCGCCTACACCCTCAACAACACCGCCATTGCCTGCCCGCGGGTGTTGATCGCGATCATGGAAGCCTATCAGCAGGCGGACGGCACCATCACCATCCCCGATGTCTTGGTGCCGTACATGGCCGGCTATAAACGCATCGGTTGA
- a CDS encoding YbjQ family protein, protein MSIQYHGSHIPAEQVTTMFELPGYRIARNVGIVRGVVVRSRSFVGTFAAGLQTIVGGNITVWTKMCEQARQEAYDIMVRHAQEQGGNAVIAVRYDANEVAAGVTEVLAYGSAVVVEPAHE, encoded by the coding sequence ATGTCCATCCAATACCACGGCTCCCACATCCCCGCCGAGCAGGTCACCACGATGTTCGAACTGCCCGGCTATCGCATCGCGCGCAACGTCGGCATCGTGCGCGGCGTGGTCGTGCGCAGCCGAAGCTTCGTCGGCACCTTCGCCGCGGGCTTACAGACGATCGTCGGTGGCAACATCACCGTCTGGACGAAGATGTGCGAACAGGCCCGCCAGGAGGCCTACGACATCATGGTCCGCCACGCCCAGGAGCAGGGGGGCAACGCGGTGATCGCCGTGCGCTACGACGCCAACGAAGTGGCCGCCGGCGTCACGGAAGTGCTGGCCTACGGGTCTGCCGTCGTCGTCGAACCCGCGCATGAATAA